In a single window of the Lagenorhynchus albirostris chromosome 19, mLagAlb1.1, whole genome shotgun sequence genome:
- the ZNF568 gene encoding zinc finger protein 568 isoform X1 encodes MRSQPSEISSSCVTTEHLTQMMEGTAWCSPDSALFKEEEDMTSSLGTVTFKDVAVDLTQEEWQQMKPAQRDLYRDVMLENYSNLVTVGCQVTKPDVIFKLEQEEEPWVIEEEMLGRPCPEVWEDDEQIKEQQETLVRKVTSISKKTLIKENVIECKKVAKVFPLGSDIVTSRQNFYEYDSFDKGFEHNLDLLSYEKGCIREKSYECNKYGKPFYHCSSHVVSPFKCNQCGQDFNHKFDLIRHERIHAGEKLYECKECGKAFSRKENLITHQKIHTGEKPYKCNECGKAFIQMSNLIRHQRIHTGEKPYACKDCWKAFSQKSNLIEHERIHTGEKPYECKECGKAFSQKQNLIEHEKIHTGEKPYACNECGRAFSRMSSVNLHMRSHTGEKPYKCNKCGKAFSQCSVFIIHMRSHTGEKPYVCSECGKAFSQSSSLTVHMRNHTAEKPYECNECGKAFSRKENLITHQKIHTGEKPYECNECGKAFIQMSNLIRHQRIHTGEKPYACTVCGKAFSQKSNLTEHEKIHTGEKPYHCNQCGKAFSQRQNLLEHEKIHTGEKPFKCNECGKAFSRISSLTLHVRSHTGEKPYECNKCGKAFSQCSLLIIHMRIHTGEKPFECNECGKAFSQRASLSIHKRGHTGEKRRVY; translated from the exons GGAACAGTAACATTTAAGGATGTGGCTGTGGACCTCACCCAGGAGGAATGGCAGCAAATGAAACCTGCTCAGAGGGACTTGTACCGtgatgtgatgctggagaactaTAGCAACCTAGTCACAGTGG GCTGCCAAGTCACCAAACCAGATGTGATCTTCAAGTTGGAGCAGGAAGAGGAGCCATGGGTGATAGAAGAAGAAATGCTTGGGAGGCCCTGTCCAG AAGTTTGGGAAGATGATGAACAGATCAAGGAGCAGCAGGAAACACTTGTGAGGAAAGTCACATCCATCTCCAAGAAAActctaattaaagaaaatgtcattGAATGTAAAAAAGTTGCAAAAGTATTTCCTCTGGGCTCAGACATTGTTACTTCAAGACAAAACTTCTATGAATATGACTCATTTGATAAGGGTTTTGAACATAATTTAGACTTACTTAGTTATGAGAAAGGCTGTATAAGAGAGAAAAGTTATGAGTGTAATAAGTATGGGAAACCATTTTACCATTGCTCATCACATGTTGTATCCCCCTTTAAGTGTAATCAGTGTGGACAAGACTTTAATCATAAATTTGACCTCATCAGACATGAGAGAATTCATGCTGGAGAGAAACtgtatgaatgtaaggaatgtggaaaagctttcagtaGGAAGGAAAATCTTATTACACATCAAAAAATTCATACTGGGGAAAAACCATATAAGtgtaatgaatgtggaaaagcttTCATTCAAATGTCAAACCTTATTAGACACCAGAGAATTCATACCGGAGAAAAACCTTATGCATGTAAGGATTGTTGGAAGGCCTTCAGTCAGAAATCAAATCTCATTGAACAtgagagaattcatactggagaaaaaccctatgaatgtaaggaatgtggaaaagcctttagCCAGAAGCAAAATCTTATTGAGCATGAGAAAATTCATACTGGCGAGAAACCTTATGCATGTAATGAATGTGGTAGAGCTTTTTCTCGAATGTCATCTGTTAATCTGCATATGAGAAGTCACACAGGGGAGAAACcctataaatgtaataaatgtggaaaagccttctcTCAATGCTCAGTATTTATTATACATATGAGGAGTCATacaggggagaaaccctatgtatgcagtgaatgtgggaaagccttctctCAAAGTTCATCCCTTACTGTACATATGAGAAATCATACAgctgagaaaccctatgaatgtaatgaatgtggaaaagccttcagcCGGAAAGAAAATCTCATTACACATCAaaaaattcatactggagagaaaccttatgaatgtaatgaatgtgggaaagcttttATTCAGATGTCAAACCTCATCCGACACCAGAGGATTCATACTGGTGAAAAACCCTATGCATGTACAgtatgtgggaaagcctttagtcAGAAATCAAATCTCACTGAACATGAgaaaattcatactggagagaaaccctatcaTTGTAATCAatgtggaaaagctttcagtcagAGACAAAATCTCCTTGAACATGAaaaaattcatactggagagaaaccatttaaatgtaatgaatgtggtaaagcctTCTCTCGAATCTCATCCCTTACTCTTCACGTTAGAAGTCATACAGGGGAGAAACCGTATGAATGTAataaatgtggaaaagccttctcTCAATGCTCATTACTTATAATACATATGAGAATTCACACCGGTGAGAAACCTTTTGAATGTAATGAATGCGGGAAAGCATTCTCTCAAAGAGCATCCCTTTCTATACATAAGAGAGGTCATACAGGTGAGAAACGCCGAGTGTACTAA
- the ZNF568 gene encoding zinc finger protein 568 isoform X3, with the protein MTSSLGTVTFKDVAVDLTQEEWQQMKPAQRDLYRDVMLENYSNLVTVGCQVTKPDVIFKLEQEEEPWVIEEEMLGRPCPEVWEDDEQIKEQQETLVRKVTSISKKTLIKENVIECKKVAKVFPLGSDIVTSRQNFYEYDSFDKGFEHNLDLLSYEKGCIREKSYECNKYGKPFYHCSSHVVSPFKCNQCGQDFNHKFDLIRHERIHAGEKLYECKECGKAFSRKENLITHQKIHTGEKPYKCNECGKAFIQMSNLIRHQRIHTGEKPYACKDCWKAFSQKSNLIEHERIHTGEKPYECKECGKAFSQKQNLIEHEKIHTGEKPYACNECGRAFSRMSSVNLHMRSHTGEKPYKCNKCGKAFSQCSVFIIHMRSHTGEKPYVCSECGKAFSQSSSLTVHMRNHTAEKPYECNECGKAFSRKENLITHQKIHTGEKPYECNECGKAFIQMSNLIRHQRIHTGEKPYACTVCGKAFSQKSNLTEHEKIHTGEKPYHCNQCGKAFSQRQNLLEHEKIHTGEKPFKCNECGKAFSRISSLTLHVRSHTGEKPYECNKCGKAFSQCSLLIIHMRIHTGEKPFECNECGKAFSQRASLSIHKRGHTGEKRRVY; encoded by the exons GGAACAGTAACATTTAAGGATGTGGCTGTGGACCTCACCCAGGAGGAATGGCAGCAAATGAAACCTGCTCAGAGGGACTTGTACCGtgatgtgatgctggagaactaTAGCAACCTAGTCACAGTGG GCTGCCAAGTCACCAAACCAGATGTGATCTTCAAGTTGGAGCAGGAAGAGGAGCCATGGGTGATAGAAGAAGAAATGCTTGGGAGGCCCTGTCCAG AAGTTTGGGAAGATGATGAACAGATCAAGGAGCAGCAGGAAACACTTGTGAGGAAAGTCACATCCATCTCCAAGAAAActctaattaaagaaaatgtcattGAATGTAAAAAAGTTGCAAAAGTATTTCCTCTGGGCTCAGACATTGTTACTTCAAGACAAAACTTCTATGAATATGACTCATTTGATAAGGGTTTTGAACATAATTTAGACTTACTTAGTTATGAGAAAGGCTGTATAAGAGAGAAAAGTTATGAGTGTAATAAGTATGGGAAACCATTTTACCATTGCTCATCACATGTTGTATCCCCCTTTAAGTGTAATCAGTGTGGACAAGACTTTAATCATAAATTTGACCTCATCAGACATGAGAGAATTCATGCTGGAGAGAAACtgtatgaatgtaaggaatgtggaaaagctttcagtaGGAAGGAAAATCTTATTACACATCAAAAAATTCATACTGGGGAAAAACCATATAAGtgtaatgaatgtggaaaagcttTCATTCAAATGTCAAACCTTATTAGACACCAGAGAATTCATACCGGAGAAAAACCTTATGCATGTAAGGATTGTTGGAAGGCCTTCAGTCAGAAATCAAATCTCATTGAACAtgagagaattcatactggagaaaaaccctatgaatgtaaggaatgtggaaaagcctttagCCAGAAGCAAAATCTTATTGAGCATGAGAAAATTCATACTGGCGAGAAACCTTATGCATGTAATGAATGTGGTAGAGCTTTTTCTCGAATGTCATCTGTTAATCTGCATATGAGAAGTCACACAGGGGAGAAACcctataaatgtaataaatgtggaaaagccttctcTCAATGCTCAGTATTTATTATACATATGAGGAGTCATacaggggagaaaccctatgtatgcagtgaatgtgggaaagccttctctCAAAGTTCATCCCTTACTGTACATATGAGAAATCATACAgctgagaaaccctatgaatgtaatgaatgtggaaaagccttcagcCGGAAAGAAAATCTCATTACACATCAaaaaattcatactggagagaaaccttatgaatgtaatgaatgtgggaaagcttttATTCAGATGTCAAACCTCATCCGACACCAGAGGATTCATACTGGTGAAAAACCCTATGCATGTACAgtatgtgggaaagcctttagtcAGAAATCAAATCTCACTGAACATGAgaaaattcatactggagagaaaccctatcaTTGTAATCAatgtggaaaagctttcagtcagAGACAAAATCTCCTTGAACATGAaaaaattcatactggagagaaaccatttaaatgtaatgaatgtggtaaagcctTCTCTCGAATCTCATCCCTTACTCTTCACGTTAGAAGTCATACAGGGGAGAAACCGTATGAATGTAataaatgtggaaaagccttctcTCAATGCTCATTACTTATAATACATATGAGAATTCACACCGGTGAGAAACCTTTTGAATGTAATGAATGCGGGAAAGCATTCTCTCAAAGAGCATCCCTTTCTATACATAAGAGAGGTCATACAGGTGAGAAACGCCGAGTGTACTAA
- the ZNF568 gene encoding zinc finger protein 568 isoform X2: protein MRTRAFPAAWCSPDSALFKEEEDMTSSLGTVTFKDVAVDLTQEEWQQMKPAQRDLYRDVMLENYSNLVTVGCQVTKPDVIFKLEQEEEPWVIEEEMLGRPCPEVWEDDEQIKEQQETLVRKVTSISKKTLIKENVIECKKVAKVFPLGSDIVTSRQNFYEYDSFDKGFEHNLDLLSYEKGCIREKSYECNKYGKPFYHCSSHVVSPFKCNQCGQDFNHKFDLIRHERIHAGEKLYECKECGKAFSRKENLITHQKIHTGEKPYKCNECGKAFIQMSNLIRHQRIHTGEKPYACKDCWKAFSQKSNLIEHERIHTGEKPYECKECGKAFSQKQNLIEHEKIHTGEKPYACNECGRAFSRMSSVNLHMRSHTGEKPYKCNKCGKAFSQCSVFIIHMRSHTGEKPYVCSECGKAFSQSSSLTVHMRNHTAEKPYECNECGKAFSRKENLITHQKIHTGEKPYECNECGKAFIQMSNLIRHQRIHTGEKPYACTVCGKAFSQKSNLTEHEKIHTGEKPYHCNQCGKAFSQRQNLLEHEKIHTGEKPFKCNECGKAFSRISSLTLHVRSHTGEKPYECNKCGKAFSQCSLLIIHMRIHTGEKPFECNECGKAFSQRASLSIHKRGHTGEKRRVY, encoded by the exons GGAACAGTAACATTTAAGGATGTGGCTGTGGACCTCACCCAGGAGGAATGGCAGCAAATGAAACCTGCTCAGAGGGACTTGTACCGtgatgtgatgctggagaactaTAGCAACCTAGTCACAGTGG GCTGCCAAGTCACCAAACCAGATGTGATCTTCAAGTTGGAGCAGGAAGAGGAGCCATGGGTGATAGAAGAAGAAATGCTTGGGAGGCCCTGTCCAG AAGTTTGGGAAGATGATGAACAGATCAAGGAGCAGCAGGAAACACTTGTGAGGAAAGTCACATCCATCTCCAAGAAAActctaattaaagaaaatgtcattGAATGTAAAAAAGTTGCAAAAGTATTTCCTCTGGGCTCAGACATTGTTACTTCAAGACAAAACTTCTATGAATATGACTCATTTGATAAGGGTTTTGAACATAATTTAGACTTACTTAGTTATGAGAAAGGCTGTATAAGAGAGAAAAGTTATGAGTGTAATAAGTATGGGAAACCATTTTACCATTGCTCATCACATGTTGTATCCCCCTTTAAGTGTAATCAGTGTGGACAAGACTTTAATCATAAATTTGACCTCATCAGACATGAGAGAATTCATGCTGGAGAGAAACtgtatgaatgtaaggaatgtggaaaagctttcagtaGGAAGGAAAATCTTATTACACATCAAAAAATTCATACTGGGGAAAAACCATATAAGtgtaatgaatgtggaaaagcttTCATTCAAATGTCAAACCTTATTAGACACCAGAGAATTCATACCGGAGAAAAACCTTATGCATGTAAGGATTGTTGGAAGGCCTTCAGTCAGAAATCAAATCTCATTGAACAtgagagaattcatactggagaaaaaccctatgaatgtaaggaatgtggaaaagcctttagCCAGAAGCAAAATCTTATTGAGCATGAGAAAATTCATACTGGCGAGAAACCTTATGCATGTAATGAATGTGGTAGAGCTTTTTCTCGAATGTCATCTGTTAATCTGCATATGAGAAGTCACACAGGGGAGAAACcctataaatgtaataaatgtggaaaagccttctcTCAATGCTCAGTATTTATTATACATATGAGGAGTCATacaggggagaaaccctatgtatgcagtgaatgtgggaaagccttctctCAAAGTTCATCCCTTACTGTACATATGAGAAATCATACAgctgagaaaccctatgaatgtaatgaatgtggaaaagccttcagcCGGAAAGAAAATCTCATTACACATCAaaaaattcatactggagagaaaccttatgaatgtaatgaatgtgggaaagcttttATTCAGATGTCAAACCTCATCCGACACCAGAGGATTCATACTGGTGAAAAACCCTATGCATGTACAgtatgtgggaaagcctttagtcAGAAATCAAATCTCACTGAACATGAgaaaattcatactggagagaaaccctatcaTTGTAATCAatgtggaaaagctttcagtcagAGACAAAATCTCCTTGAACATGAaaaaattcatactggagagaaaccatttaaatgtaatgaatgtggtaaagcctTCTCTCGAATCTCATCCCTTACTCTTCACGTTAGAAGTCATACAGGGGAGAAACCGTATGAATGTAataaatgtggaaaagccttctcTCAATGCTCATTACTTATAATACATATGAGAATTCACACCGGTGAGAAACCTTTTGAATGTAATGAATGCGGGAAAGCATTCTCTCAAAGAGCATCCCTTTCTATACATAAGAGAGGTCATACAGGTGAGAAACGCCGAGTGTACTAA
- the ZNF568 gene encoding zinc finger protein 568 isoform X4 has product MKPAQRDLYRDVMLENYSNLVTVGCQVTKPDVIFKLEQEEEPWVIEEEMLGRPCPEVWEDDEQIKEQQETLVRKVTSISKKTLIKENVIECKKVAKVFPLGSDIVTSRQNFYEYDSFDKGFEHNLDLLSYEKGCIREKSYECNKYGKPFYHCSSHVVSPFKCNQCGQDFNHKFDLIRHERIHAGEKLYECKECGKAFSRKENLITHQKIHTGEKPYKCNECGKAFIQMSNLIRHQRIHTGEKPYACKDCWKAFSQKSNLIEHERIHTGEKPYECKECGKAFSQKQNLIEHEKIHTGEKPYACNECGRAFSRMSSVNLHMRSHTGEKPYKCNKCGKAFSQCSVFIIHMRSHTGEKPYVCSECGKAFSQSSSLTVHMRNHTAEKPYECNECGKAFSRKENLITHQKIHTGEKPYECNECGKAFIQMSNLIRHQRIHTGEKPYACTVCGKAFSQKSNLTEHEKIHTGEKPYHCNQCGKAFSQRQNLLEHEKIHTGEKPFKCNECGKAFSRISSLTLHVRSHTGEKPYECNKCGKAFSQCSLLIIHMRIHTGEKPFECNECGKAFSQRASLSIHKRGHTGEKRRVY; this is encoded by the exons ATGAAACCTGCTCAGAGGGACTTGTACCGtgatgtgatgctggagaactaTAGCAACCTAGTCACAGTGG GCTGCCAAGTCACCAAACCAGATGTGATCTTCAAGTTGGAGCAGGAAGAGGAGCCATGGGTGATAGAAGAAGAAATGCTTGGGAGGCCCTGTCCAG AAGTTTGGGAAGATGATGAACAGATCAAGGAGCAGCAGGAAACACTTGTGAGGAAAGTCACATCCATCTCCAAGAAAActctaattaaagaaaatgtcattGAATGTAAAAAAGTTGCAAAAGTATTTCCTCTGGGCTCAGACATTGTTACTTCAAGACAAAACTTCTATGAATATGACTCATTTGATAAGGGTTTTGAACATAATTTAGACTTACTTAGTTATGAGAAAGGCTGTATAAGAGAGAAAAGTTATGAGTGTAATAAGTATGGGAAACCATTTTACCATTGCTCATCACATGTTGTATCCCCCTTTAAGTGTAATCAGTGTGGACAAGACTTTAATCATAAATTTGACCTCATCAGACATGAGAGAATTCATGCTGGAGAGAAACtgtatgaatgtaaggaatgtggaaaagctttcagtaGGAAGGAAAATCTTATTACACATCAAAAAATTCATACTGGGGAAAAACCATATAAGtgtaatgaatgtggaaaagcttTCATTCAAATGTCAAACCTTATTAGACACCAGAGAATTCATACCGGAGAAAAACCTTATGCATGTAAGGATTGTTGGAAGGCCTTCAGTCAGAAATCAAATCTCATTGAACAtgagagaattcatactggagaaaaaccctatgaatgtaaggaatgtggaaaagcctttagCCAGAAGCAAAATCTTATTGAGCATGAGAAAATTCATACTGGCGAGAAACCTTATGCATGTAATGAATGTGGTAGAGCTTTTTCTCGAATGTCATCTGTTAATCTGCATATGAGAAGTCACACAGGGGAGAAACcctataaatgtaataaatgtggaaaagccttctcTCAATGCTCAGTATTTATTATACATATGAGGAGTCATacaggggagaaaccctatgtatgcagtgaatgtgggaaagccttctctCAAAGTTCATCCCTTACTGTACATATGAGAAATCATACAgctgagaaaccctatgaatgtaatgaatgtggaaaagccttcagcCGGAAAGAAAATCTCATTACACATCAaaaaattcatactggagagaaaccttatgaatgtaatgaatgtgggaaagcttttATTCAGATGTCAAACCTCATCCGACACCAGAGGATTCATACTGGTGAAAAACCCTATGCATGTACAgtatgtgggaaagcctttagtcAGAAATCAAATCTCACTGAACATGAgaaaattcatactggagagaaaccctatcaTTGTAATCAatgtggaaaagctttcagtcagAGACAAAATCTCCTTGAACATGAaaaaattcatactggagagaaaccatttaaatgtaatgaatgtggtaaagcctTCTCTCGAATCTCATCCCTTACTCTTCACGTTAGAAGTCATACAGGGGAGAAACCGTATGAATGTAataaatgtggaaaagccttctcTCAATGCTCATTACTTATAATACATATGAGAATTCACACCGGTGAGAAACCTTTTGAATGTAATGAATGCGGGAAAGCATTCTCTCAAAGAGCATCCCTTTCTATACATAAGAGAGGTCATACAGGTGAGAAACGCCGAGTGTACTAA